Proteins encoded in a region of the Marmota flaviventris isolate mMarFla1 chromosome 3, mMarFla1.hap1, whole genome shotgun sequence genome:
- the LOC139705011 gene encoding keratin, type II cytoskeletal 6C-like has translation MTSKSTTRIQSSSSSRRGFSASSARAPGLCRSGFSSMSVSRSRGSGGMGAACRGAGFGSRSLYGTGASKRISIGGGSCVMGGRYGSGVGGGFGFSSGFGFGGGAGSGFGLGGTAGFGGGYGGSGFPVCPPGGIQEVTINQNLLTPLNLEIDPTIQRVRTEEREQIKTLNNKFASFIDKVRFLEQQNKVLDTKWTLLQEQGTKTVRQSLEPLFEQYINNLRRQLDGILGERGRLDSELRSMQDLVEDNKKKYEDEINKRTAAENEFVTLKKDVDAAYMNKVELQAKVDSLTDEINFLRAIYEAELSQMQTHISDTSVVLSMDNNRNLDLDSIIAEVKAQYEEIAQRSRAEAESWYQTKYEELQVTAGRHGDDLRNTKQEIAEINRMIQRLRSEIDHVKKQCASLQAAIADAEQRGEMALKDAKSKLEGLEDALQKAKQDMARLLKEYQELMNVKLALDVEIATYRKLLEGEECRLSGEGVGPVNISVVQSTVSSGYGSAGGAGSGFGLGGGNSYSYSSGHSLGGGFSSGSGRGIGGGLSSSGGSSSTIKYSSTSSSRSYKH, from the exons ATGACCAGCAAGTCCACCACGAGgatccagagcagcagcagcagccgcagAGGCTTCAGTGCCAGCTCAGCCAGAGCCCCAGGGCTCTGCCGCTCTGGCTTCAGCAGCATGTCTGTGTCCCGCTCCAGGGGCAGTGGTGGCATGGGAGCGGCATGCAGAGGCGCAGGCTTTGGCAGCAGGAGCCTCTATGGCACAGGGGCCTCCAAGAGGATCTCCATTGGAGGGGGCAGCTGCGTCATGGGCGGCCGATATGGCAGCGGAGTTGGAGGTGGCTTCGGCTTCAGCAGTGGATTTGGTTTTGGAGGTGGAGCTGGTAGTGGCTTTGGGCTCGGTGGTACAGCTGGCTTTGGTGGTGGCTATGGGGGCTCAGGCTTTCCCGTGTGCCCCCCTGGAGGCATCCAAGAGGTCACCATCAACCAGAATCTCCTGACTCCTCTGAACCTGGAAATCGACCCCACCATCCAGCGGGTGAGGACCGAGGAGCGTGAGCAGATCAAGACCCTCAACAACAAGTTCGCCTCCTTCATCGACAAG GTGCGCTTCCTGGAGCAGCAGAACAAGGTCCTGGACACCAAGTGGACCCTGCTCCAGGAGCAGGGCACCAAGACTGTGAGGCAGAGCCTGGAGCCTTTGTTCGAGCAGTACATCAACAACCTCAGGAGGCAGCTGGATGGGATCCTGGGGGAGAGAGGCCGCCTGGACTCAGAACTGAGGAGCATGCAGGACCTGGTCGAGGACAATAAGAAAAA ATACGAAGATGAAATCAACAAACGCACAGCAGCAGAGAATGAGTTTGTGACCCTGAAGAAG GATGTGGATGCTGCCTACATGAATAAGGTGGAACTGCAAGCCAAGGTGGACAGTCTCACAGATGAGATCAACTTCCTCAGAGCCATCTATGAGGCA GAACTGTCTCAGATGCAAACCCACATCTCAGACACTTCTGTGGTGCTGTCCATGGACAACAACCGCAACCTGGACCTGGACAGCATCATCGCCGAAGTCAAGGCCCAATATGAGGAGATCGCTCAGAGGAGCCGGGCTGAGGCTGAGTCCTGGTACCAGACCAAG TATGAGGAGCTGCAGGTCACAGCAGGCAGACATGGGGATGACCTGCGCAACACCAAGCAGGAGATTGCTGAGATCAACCGCATGATCCAGAGGCTCAGATCGGAGATCGACCACGTCAAGAAGCAG TGCGCCAGCCTGCAGGCCGCCATTGCTGATGCGGAGCAGCGTGGGGAGATGGCCCTCAAGGATGCCAAGAGCAAGCTGGAAGGGCTGGAGGACGCCCTGCAGAAGGCCAAGCAGGACATGGCCAGGCTGCTGAAGGAGTACCAGGAGCTCATGAATGTCAAGTTGGCCCTGGACGTGGAGATCGCCACCTACAGGAAGCTGCTGGAAGGCGAGGAGTGCAG GCTGAGTGGCGAGGGCGTTGGACCCGTCAACATCT CTGTGGTGCAGTCCACTGTGTCCAGCGGCTATGGCAGCGCTGGGGGTGCCGGCAGTGGCTTCGGACTGGGCGGAGGCAACAGCTACTCCTACAGCAGTGGTCACAGCCTTGGAGGTGGCTTCAGTTCTGGCAGTGGCAGAGGCATCGGGGGTGGCCTCAGCTCCTCTGGTGGCAGCAGCTCCACCATCAAAtactcctccacctcctccagcaggAGCTACAAGCACTGA
- the LOC139705010 gene encoding keratin, type II cytoskeletal 6C-like, which produces MTSKSTTRIQSSSSSRRGFSASSARAPGLCRSGFSSMSVSRSRGSGGMGAACRSAGFGSRSLYGTGTSKRISIGGGSCVMGGGYGSGVGGGFGFSSGFGFGGGAGSGFGLGGAAGLGGGYGGAGFPVCPPGGIQEVTINQNLLTPLNLEIDPTIQRVRTEEREQIKTLNNKFASFIDKVRFLEQQNKVLDTKWTLLQEQGTKTVRQSLEPLFEQYINNLRRQLDGILGERGRLDSELRSMQDLVEDNKKKYEDEINKRTAAENEFVTLKKDVDAAYMNKVELQAKADSLMDEINFLRAIYEAELSQMQTHISDTSVVLSMDNNRNLDLDSIIAEVKAQYEEIAQRSRAEAESWYQTKYEELQVTAGRHGDDLRNTKQEIAEINRMIQRLRSEIDHVKKQCASLQAAIADAEQRGEMALKDAKSKLEGLEDALQKAKQDMARLLKEYQELMNVKLALDVEIATYRKLLEGEECRLSGEGVGPVNISVVQSTVSSGYGSAGGAGSGFGLGGGNSYSYSSGHSLGGGFSSGSGRGIGGGLSSSGGSSSTIKYSSTTSSRSYKH; this is translated from the exons ATGACCAGCAAGTCCACCACGAGgatccagagcagcagcagcagccgcagAGGCTTCAGTGCCAGCTCAGCCAGAGCCCCAGGGCTCTGTCGCTCTGGCTTCAGCAGCATGTCTGTGTCCCGCTCCAGGGGCAGTGGTGGCATGGGGGCGGCATGCAGAAGCGCAGGTTTTGGCAGCAGGAGCCTCTATGGCACAGGGACCTCCAAGAGGATCTCCATTGGAGGGGGCAGCTGCGTCATGGGCGGCGGTTATGGCAGCGGAGTTGGAGGTGGCTTCGGCTTCAGCAGTGGATTTGGTTTTGGAGGTGGAGCTGGTAGTGGCTTTGGGCTCGGTGGTGCTGCTGGCCTTGGTGGTGGCTACGGGGGCGCTGGCTTCCCTGTGTGCCCCCCTGGAGGCATCCAAGAGGTCACCATCAACCAGAATCTCCTGACTCCTCTGAACCTGGAAATCGACCCCACCATCCAGCGGGTGAGGACCGAGGAGCGTGAGCAGATCAAGACCCTCAACAACAAGTTCGCCTCCTTCATTGACAAG GTGCGCTTCCTGGAGCAGCAGAACAAGGTCCTGGACACCAAGTGGACCCTGCTCCAGGAGCAGGGCACCAAGACTGTGAGGCAGAGCCTGGAGCCTTTGTTCGAGCAGTACATCAACAACCTCAGGAGGCAGCTGGATGGGATCCTGGGGGAGAGAGGCCGCCTGGACTCAGAACTGAGGAGCATGCAGGACCTGGTCGAGGACAATAAGAAAAA ATACGAAGATGAAATCAACAAACGCACAGCAGCAGAGAATGAGTTTGTGACCCTGAAGAAG GATGTGGATGCTGCCTACATGAACAAGGTGGAACTGCAAGCCAAGGCAGACAGTCTCATGGATGAGATCAACTTCCTCAGAGCCATCTATGAGGCA GAACTGTCTCAGATGCAAACCCACATCTCAGACACTTCTGTGGTGCTGTCCATGGACAACAACCGCAACCTGGACCTGGACAGCATCATCGCCGAAGTCAAGGCCCAATATGAGGAGATCGCTCAGAGGAGCCGGGCTGAGGCTGAGTCCTGGTACCAGACCAAG TATGAGGAGCTGCAGGTCACAGCAGGCAGACATGGGGATGACCTGCGCAACACCAAGCAGGAGATTGCTGAGATCAACCGCATGATCCAGAGGCTCAGATCAGAGATCGACCACGTCAAGAAGCAG TGCGCCAGCCTGCAGGCCGCCATTGCTGATGCGGAGCAGCGTGGGGAGATGGCCCTCAAGGATGCCAAGAGCAAGCTGGAAGGGCTGGAGGATGCCCTGCAGAAGGCCAAGCAGGACATGGCCAGGCTGCTGAAGGAGTACCAGGAGCTCATGAATGTCAAGCTGGCCCTGGACGTGGAGATCGCCACCTACAGGAAGCTGCTGGAAGGCGAGGAGTGCAG GCTGAGTGGCGAGGGCGTTGGACCCGTCAACATCT CTGTGGTGCAGTCCACTGTGTCCAGCGGCTATGGCAGCGCTGGGGGTGCCGGCAGTGGCTTCGGACTGGGCGGAGGCAACAGCTACTCCTACAGCAGTGGTCACAGCCTTGGAGGTGGCTTCAGTTCTGGCAGTGGCAGAGGCATCGGGGGTGGCCTCAGCTCCTCTGGTGGCAGCAGCTCCACCATCAAATACTCCTCCACCACCTCCAGCAGGAGCTACAAGCACTGA
- the Krt6a gene encoding keratin, type II cytoskeletal 6A, which translates to MTSKSTTRIQSSSSSRRGFSASSARAPGLCRSGFSSMSVSRSRGSGGMGAACRSAGFGSRSLYGTGASKRISIGGGSCAIGGGYGSGVGGGFGFSSGFGFGGGAGSGFGLGGAAGLGGGYGGAGFPVCPPGGIQEVTINQNLLTPLNLEIDPTIQRVRTEEREQIKTLNNKFASFIDKVRFLEQQNKVLDTKWTLLQEQGTKTVRQNLEPLFEQYISNLRRQLDSILGERGRLDSELRSMQDLVEDYKNKYEDEINKRTAAENEFVTLKKDVDAAYMNKVELQAKADSLMDEINFLRAIYEAELSQMQTHISDTSVVLSMDNNRNLDLDSIIAEVKAQYEEIAQRSRAEAESWYQTKYEELQVTAGRHGDDLRNTKQEIAEINRMIQRLRSEIDHVKKQCASLQAAIADAEQRGEMALKDAKSKLEGLEDALQKAKQDMARLLKEYQELMNVKLALDVEIATYRKLLEGEECRLSGEGVGPVNISVVQSTVSSGYGSAGGAGSGFGLGGGNSYSYSSGHSLGGGFSSGSGRGIGGGLSSSGGSSSTIKYSSTTSSRSYKH; encoded by the exons ATGACCAGCAAGTCCACCACGAGgatccagagcagcagcagcagccgcagAGGCTTCAGTGCTAGCTCAGCCAGAGCCCCAGGGCTCTGTCGCTCTGGCTTCAGCAGCATGTCTGTGTCCCGCTCCAGGGGCAGTGGTGGCATGGGGGCGGCATGCAGAAGCGCAGGCTTTGGCAGCAGGAGCCTCTATGGCACAGGGGCCTCCAAGAGGATCTCCATTGGAGGGGGCAGCTGCGCCATAGGCGGCGGATATGGCAGCGGAGTTGGAGGTGGCTTCGGCTTCAGCAGTGGATTTGGTTTTGGAGGTGGAGCTGGTAGTGGCTTTGGGCTCGGTGGTGCTGCTGGCCTTGGTGGTGGCTACGGGGGCGCTGGCTTCCCTGTGTGCCCCCCTGGAGGCATCCAAGAGGTCACCATCAACCAGAATCTCCTGACTCCTCTGAACCTGGAAATCGACCCCACTATCCAGCGGGTGAGGACCGAGGAGCGTGAGCAGATCAAGACCCTCAACAACAAGTTCGCCTCCTTCATCGACAAG GTGCGGTTCCTGGAACAACAGAACAAGGTCCTGGACACCAAATGGACCCTGCTCCAAGAACAGGGCACTAAGACAGTGCGACAGAACCTGGAGCCTTTGTTTGAGCAGTACATCAGCAACCTCAGGAGGCAGCTGGACTCCATCCTTGGGGAGAGAGGTCGCTTGGACTCAGAACTCAGGAGCATGCAGGATCTGGTAGAAGATTACAAGAACAA ATATGAAGATGAAATCAACAAACGCACAGCAGCAGAGAATGAGTTTGTGACCCTGAAGAAG GATGTGGATGCTGCCTACATGAACAAGGTGGAACTGCAAGCCAAGGCAGACAGTCTCATGGATGAGATCAACTTCCTCAGAGCCATCTATGAGGCA GAACTGTCTCAGATGCAAACCCACATCTCAGACACTTCTGTGGTGCTGTCCATGGACAACAACCGCAACCTGGACCTGGACAGCATCATCGCCGAAGTCAAGGCCCAATATGAGGAGATCGCTCAGAGGAGCCGGGCTGAGGCTGAGTCCTGGTACCAGACCAAG TATGAGGAGCTGCAGGTCACAGCAGGCAGACATGGGGATGACCTGCGCAACACCAAGCAGGAGATTGCTGAGATCAACCGCATGATCCAGAGGCTCAGATCGGAGATCGACCACGTCAAGAAGCAG TGCGCCAGCCTGCAGGCCGCCATTGCTGATGCGGAGCAGCGTGGGGAGATGGCCCTCAAGGATGCCAAGAGCAAGCTGGAAGGGCTGGAGGACGCCCTGCAGAAGGCCAAGCAGGACATGGCCAGGCTGCTGAAGGAGTACCAGGAGCTCATGAATGTCAAGCTGGCCCTGGACGTGGAGATCGCCACCTACAGGAAGCTGCTGGAAGGCGAGGAGTGCAG GCTGAGTGGCGAGGGCGTTGGACCCGTCAACATCT CTGTGGTGCAGTCCACTGTGTCCAGCGGCTATGGCAGCGCTGGGGGTGCCGGCAGTGGCTTCGGACTGGGCGGAGGCAACAGCTACTCCTACAGCAGTGGTCACAGCCTTGGAGGTGGCTTCAGTTCTGGCAGTGGCAGAGGCATCGGGGGTGGCCTCAGCTCCTCTGGTGGCAGCAGCTCCACCATCAAATACTCCTCCACCACCTCCAGCAGGAGCTACAAGCACTGA